In a single window of the Arachis hypogaea cultivar Tifrunner chromosome 6, arahy.Tifrunner.gnm2.J5K5, whole genome shotgun sequence genome:
- the LOC112757804 gene encoding probable arabinosyltransferase ARAD1: MLESESDDNSAFDMTVNFASASQPCSDAAAITTADFSSSAIKVYMYDLPIRFTYGVITTRSASRGGGTPQNLTSLSYPGHQHMGEWFLFLDMNRPESDRIGSPVTRVMDPEEAELVYVPFFSSLSQMVATSQQGDGSEAAYSDEETQKALVEWLEGAEVLAEEWREGPRVHGGRPQVAVACVDKVKNSVLLVVGFGRLRGSLVKDVVVSYPHRMW; this comes from the coding sequence ATGCTAGAATCTGAATCCGACGACAACTCCGCCTTTGACATGACAGTAAATTTTGCCTCTGCCAGTCAACCCTGCTCCGACGCCGCCGCCATAACCACTGCAGATTTCTCGTCCTCCGCCATTAAGGTTTACATGTATGACCTTCCCATTCGGTTCACCTACGGTGTCATCACCACCCGATCCGCCTCCCGAGGCGGCGGCACGCCACAGAATCTAACCTCGCTGAGCTACCCAGGACACCAGCACATGGGAGAGTGGTTTCTGTTCCTGGACATGAACCGTCCAGAGTCAGATCGGATAGGGTCACCGGTGACCCGGGTGATGGACCCGGAAGAAGCGGAGCTGGTCTACGTGCCGTTCTTCTCGTCGCTGAGCCAGATGGTGGCGACGAGCCAACAAGGCGATGGGTCGGAGGCGGCATACAGTGACGAGGAGACGCAGAAAGCGCTGGTGGAGTGGCTGGAGGGGGCAGAAGTACTGGCAGAGGAATGGAGGGAGGGACCACGTGTTCACGGCGGCAGACCCCAAGTCGCTGTTGCATGTGTGGATAAGGTGAAGAATAGTGTGCTTCttgtggttgggtttgggaggttgAGAGGTTCTCTGGTGAAGGATGTGGTGGTTTCTTATCCTCATAGGATGTGGTGA
- the LOC140173767 gene encoding uncharacterized protein gives MADAPPPSLSELMRMVADLQQANQRIADENQIMAAQIAEINHARIEHNDTHRQRAEDEEHQSQPTHVSETTQRKEQQPEDEKEESEDPVGPFTEEVMNFELPKRFTLPLTLTPYDGLGDPRKFLKKFRSIMIVNGASDTVLCRCFPNYLDGLALDWLYALPAGSISRFHQLAKLFEEHFAGSALYLHDSDYLNTIKQGPNESLKDYMTRFTKVAISIPDLHPEVHLHAIKSGLRPGKFQETIAVAKPKTLAEFREKAKGQIDIEELRQARKSDKSHFREEDKNSSIKKKFKLTPRFDSYTQFNTKREDIIKEILNSKLIKPPRKAGTYQDAKNVDKSKYCAFHQKHGHNTDDCVVAKDLLERLARQGHLDKYIGGHMQKRGTSSTTNDLPDQNRGKEKASSNQYERPRGIINCISGGYASGGYSRSARKRSFRAICSVDGPKQDAPTTKQQPEVTFTHADFNSNIQNLDDPVVITLQLGDLLVKKVLLDPGSSADVLFYSTFQKMKLSDNVLQSTGGDLVGFSGERVPILRSVWLQTTLGEQPFSKTNDIQYLVVDCFSPYNLILGRPFLNKFGAIVSTIHLCVKFPVQGNQVATIHGDHKEARQCYNISMKFQNRSAQQVNNVDLNQKEGTLADLDPRADFLERPKPSDDLQKVYFNNNPKKFTYVGTSINTAELQTITSFLQENAELFAWKPVDMPGIDPQVISHKLAINSSARPVQQRKRKLGEEKRKASLEETQKLINAEFIKEIRFTTWLANVVMNAGATYQRLMDKVFAKQIGRNIEVYVDDMVAKTKTGDNHITDLAEIFGQIRRYNMRLNPEKCAFAVQGGKFLGFMLTCRGIEANPDKCRAVLDMASPKTVKEVQRLTGRLAALSRFVPCLASTSVPFFQTIKKKSKFEWNDDCERAFLKLKTTLSQPPILQKPLQGEDLFLYLSVTDWAISSALVTERNKVQHPVYFVSKTLQHAELNYPRIEKLALALIFSARRLRPYFQSHVIHVRTDHPLRQVLYKPEVAGRLIKWAVELSEFDIRYQSRGPIRSQFLADFIAELTIPSEEDHAKQWILFVDGSSNQEGCGAGIRLEADDGFILEHSIHLAFKASNNQSEYEALLAGLRLCLDLQISTIKETDWRRDFIQYLETGVVPEGVENSKKFRRQASFFTILNGELYRRGYTRPLLKCLNKSEAETALAEAHEGICGTHTGARSLASKVLRAGFFWPTLTHDSKQKIRTCNNCQRHAPLIHIPAEQLHHADISWPFNQWGLDILGPFPTAPGQVKFLIVGIDYFSKWVEAQPLAKITSQQTITFVWKNIICRFGIPQHITTDNGRQFADQKFQAFLQNLKIKQHFASVEHPQTNGQAEAANKVILHALKKKLDEAKGLWAELIPEVLWGYNTTPQTSTKETPF, from the exons ATGGCTGACGCACCACCTCCCTCATTGTCCGAACTTATGCGAATGGTAGCTGATCTACAACAAGCCAATCAGCGAATAGCTGACGAAAACCAAATAATGGCCGCCCAAATTGCTGAAATAAATCATGCTCGGATTGAACACAACGATACTCATCGCCAACGAGCGGAAGACGAGGAACATCAGTCCCAACCGACCCATGTTTCAGAAACCACTCAACGAAAAGAGCAGCAGCCCGAGGACGAGAAAGAAGAGTCCGAGGACCCTGTAGGCCCCTTCACAGAAGAAGTAATGAACTTCGAACTGCCAAAGAGGTTCACTCTGCCATTGACCCTCACGCCTTATGATGGACTCGGAGACCCGAGAAAGTTCCTAAAGAAGTTCCGATCAATAATGATCGTCAATGGTGCATCAGATACAgttttatgtcgttgttttccaAATTATTTAGACGGTCTTGCACTTGATTGGTTGTATGCTTTGCCTGCAGGTTCCATTTCTCGCTTTCATCAGTTGGCGAAGTTATTTGAGGAGCATTTCGCCGGATCTGCATTATACTTGCACGATTCTGATTACCTGAACACTATCAAGCAAGGACCAAACGAAAGCTTAAAAGACTATATGACTCGGTTTACCAAGGTCGCAATCAGCATACCAGATCTCCACCCGGAAGTCCATCTGCACGCAATTAAAAGCGGCCTCCGACCCGGGAAGTTTCAGGAGACGATTGCAGTAGCAAAACCGAAAACTCTAGCAGAATTTCGGGAGAAAGCAAAAGGACAAATCGACATCGAGGAACTCAGACAAGCTCGGAAGTCTGACAAGTCACACTTCCGTGAAGAAGATAAGAACTcatccattaaaaaaaaatttaaactaacacCTCGTTTTGATTCTTACACACAGTTCAACACTAAGAGGGAAGATATAATAAAGGAGATCTTGAACTCCAAACTAATCAAGCCACCAAGAAAGGCTGGCACATACCAGGATGCAAAGAACGTGGACAAGTCAAAGTACTGCGCTTTCCATCAGAAACATGGCCATAATACCGATGATTGTGTGGTCGCCAAAGATCTTTTAGAACGACTAGCAAGACAAGGACACCTagacaaatacattggtggtcaCATGCAAAAGCGTGGCACTAGTTCCACAACAAACGATCTCCCTGACCAAAACCGAGGAAAAGAGAAGGCATCTTCAAACCAATATGAAAGACCACGAGGTATAATCAATTGTATTTCAGGAGGATACGCAAGTGGAGGATACTCAAGATCGGCAAGGAAAAGATCATTCAGAGCAATATGCTCGGTAGACGGACCGAAACAAGATGCACCAACCACTAAACAACAACCAGAAGTCACTTTCACACACGCCGACTTTAACTCCAACATACAAAATTTGGATGACCCAGTGGTAATCACACTCCAGCTAGGAGACCTATTGGTGAAAAAAGTCCTCTTGGATCCCGGGAGCAGTGCTGATGTTCTGTTTTACTCCACATTTCAAAAGATGAAGCTCAGCGACAACGTGCTACAGTCCACAGGAGGCGACTTGGTCGGCTTCTCAGGAGAACGAGTTCCAATACTCAGATCAGTGTGGTTACAGACCACACTGGGTGAGCAACCCTTTTCAAAAACTAATGATATTCAATATTTAGTAGTCGATTGTTTCAGCCCATATAACCTTATTCTTGGCCGACCTTTTTTGAATAAATTCGGCGCCATTGTATCCACAATTCATCTCTGTGTAAAGTTTCCAGTGCAGGGCAATCAGGTCGCAACAATCCATGGAGACCATAAGGAGGCGCGACAGTGTTACAACATCAGTATGAAATTCCAAAACCGTTCAGCACAACAAGTCAACAATGTCGACCTCAACCAGAAGGAAGGCACACTGGCCGACCTCGACCCAAGAGCTGATTTCCTCGAGCGCCCCAAACCATCCGATGACttacaaaaagtatattttaataataacccTAAGAAATTTACATATGTAGGTACATCAATCAACACGGCCGAGTTACAGACCATAACATCCTTCCTACAAGAAAACGCCGAGCTTTTTGCCTGGAAACCTGTTGACATGCCCGGCATTGACCCACAAGTCATCAGTCATAAACTAGCAATAAACTCGTCAGCCCGACCAGTCCAACAGAGGAAACGAAAACTCGGCGAAGAAAAAAGGAAAGCATCACTGGAGGAAACACAAAAGCTCATCAACGCCGAATTCATCAAAGAGATCAGATTCACTACCTGGCTAGCcaatgtggtaatg aatgcaggtgcaacttACCAACGTCTTATGGATAAAGTGTTCGCCAAACAAATCGGCAGGAATATCGAAGTTTATGTCGACGACATGGTCGCCAAGACAAAAACCGGAGATAACCACATCACAGACCTAGCAGAAATATTCGGCCAAATCCGCAGATACAACATGCGCCTCAACCCCGAGAAATGTGCCTTCGCCGTTCAAGGGGgtaagttcttaggcttcatgctgacgtGCAGGGGAATAGAGGCAAACCCAGACAAATGCCGAGCAGTGCTAGACATGGCCAGCCCCAAAACAGTAAAAGAAGTTCAGCGCCTCACAGGACGCCTTGCTGCACTTTCCAGATTTGTTCCCTGTTTAGCTTCAACTTCTGTTCCTTTTTtccaaacaataaaaaagaaaagtaaattcgaGTGGAACGACGATTGTGAGAGggcctttttaaaattaaaaacaacactCTCACAACCGCCGATTTTACAAAAACCCCTACAAGGGGAggatttatttctatatttatcgGTTACTGATTGGGCAATAAGCTCAGCCCTTGTTACAGAAAGAAACAAAGTTCAGCATCCAGTGTACTTTGTTAGCAAAACTCTACAGCATGCCGAACTTAATTATCCAAGGATTGAAAAGCTCGCGCTGGCACTCATATTCTCGGCGCGACGTCTCCGACCTTATTTCCAAAGCCACGTTATCCATGTCAGAACAGATCACCCACTAAGACAAGTGCTATACAAACCAGAAGTTGCAGGGCGACTAATTAAATGGGCAGTCGAATTGTCTGAGTTCGACATCAGATACCAATCCAGAGGACCAATCAGGTCACAATTCCTGGCAGATTTCATTGCCGAACTTACCATACCATCTGAAGAAGATCATGCAAAACAATGGATTTTATTTGTCGACGGCTCCTCAAATCAAGAAGGATGTGGTGCAGGAATTCGTCTTGAGGCCGACGACGGATTCATATTGGAACACTCAATACACTTAGCTTTCAAAGCAAGCAACAACCAATCCGAGTATGAAGCACTACTCGCCGGACTCAGACTTTGCTTAGACCTTCAAATATCGACGATCAAG GAAACAGATTGGAGGAGGGACTTCATACAATATCTAGAAACAGGTGTTGTACCAGAAGGGGTCGAAAACAGCAAAAAATTTCGACGGCAAGCATCCTTCTTCACAATCCTCAATGGAGAACTGTATCGAAGAGGTTATACTCGGCCACTACTCAAATGTCTCAACAAGTCCGAAGCAGAAACAGCTTTAGCCGAAGCACATGAGGGAATCTGCGGGACACACACAGGAGCTCGGAGCTTAGCATCAAAGGTCCTCCGGGCTGGGTTTTTCTGGCCGACTTTAACCCACGACAGCAAACAGAAAATCAGGACATGCAACAATTGCCAAAGACACGCACCCCTGATACACATACCTGCCGAACAGTTACATCACGCAGACATCAGTTGGCCATTCAACCAATGGGGTCTAGATATACTCGGGCCGTTCCCTACGGCACCGGGCCAGGTAAAATTTCTTATTGTCGGAATTGATTATttctccaaatgggtggaggcccaACCTTTAGCAAAAATAACATCACAACAAACAATCACATTTGTTTGGAAGAACATTATTTGCCGTTTCGGCATACCTCAGCATATTACAACTGACAATGGTCGCCAGTTTGCCGATCAAAAATTTCAAGCTTTTTTGCAGAATCTAAAAATAAAACAACACTTCGCCTCTGTGGAACATCCCCAGACGAACGGCCAAGCTGAAGCCGCAAACAAAGTCATCTTACATGCACTAAAGAAGAAACTAGACGAGGCTAAAGGACTCTGGGCCGAATTAATACCTGAAGTACTTTGGGGATACAACACCACCCCACAAACATCAACAAAGGAGACACCATTCTGA
- the LOC112757802 gene encoding wall-associated receptor kinase 2-like yields the protein MTLKATVVLLLIVVALVLLATIAADDGNNQTLEGCRSDCGGVRVPYPFGIGNSSSVPHKSCFLQSSFELTCPNSTLYWGNIKVLDIKISQAKVDMSIPISRICRDGHYYRGVSIDIPSFTISSEDNKFVSVGCDTYGYLHSSYKDDDNATYSTGCITRCYGSSMEVEDGHCSGIGCCQVDIPPKMRMTFVKSFSFYNFSQTWRFNNCSYSFVVKKENYTFYREHLRNLPFEEFPVVFDWSVGDETREASRKRGTSYACKGNTTRNDSVPTGYGYICQCNKGFEGNPYHPLGCIDIDECKTGQHSCVSDHNCHNTNGSYTCFCPKGQSGNGTKEDGCHKKNFLPHIVIGTSAGFIAIFVGTCLLYLAHQKKKLIKLKEKFFEQNGGHILVQQGEESSHVKIFTADKLKKATNNYDEKLIIGRGGYGTVFKGVLENNTIVAIKKSKIVDPGQVMQFINEVIVVSKINHRNVVKLLGCCLETEVPLLVYEFVSNGTLFDFIHNEKKRNHFNWKNRLRIAAEAAGALSYLHSSASIPIVHRDVKSANILLDEDYTAKVSDFGTSRFVPLDQTALATMVQGTFGYLDPEYMQTSQLTEKSDVYSFGVVLAELLTGKKPLLLGKSKEKTNISIYFLSCLEENCLFETLQDGILNEENKQEIVEVANITAKCLRLKGEERPSMKEVAMELEGIRRMSKHQWVNSGDKNFEETQHLLPISSSSKGYEYGDSSSSSHQNINYDSIIRDQEGVIALADGR from the exons ATGACGTTGAAGGCCACAGTAGTACTACTCTTAATAGTTGTTGCACTAGTCCTTCTAGCAACAATTGCAGCAGATGATGGAAATAATCAAACCCTTGAAGGATGCAGAAGCGACTGTGGTGGTGTCCGAGTTCCATATCCATTTGGCATAGGGAACTCATCATCCGTCCCCCATAAAAGCTGTTTCTTGCAAAGTTCGTTTGAGCTGACATGCCCAAATTCAACTTTATACTGGGGAAATATCAAAGTCTTAGACATAAAAATTTCCCAGGCTAAAGTTGACATGTCGATTCCTATCTCAAGGATTTGTCGTGACGGTCATTATTATAGAGGAGTTTCCATAGATATTCCTTCTTTCACCATTTCTAGTGAAGACAACAAGTTCGTTAGTGTAGGTTGCGACACCTATGGCTATCTTCACAGCTCCTACAAAGACGACGATAATGCAACATATTCAACAGGGTGCATAACAAGATGTTATGGCAGTTCTATGGAAGTTGAGGATGGACATTGTTCTGGGATTGGGTGTTGTCAGGTGGATATTCCGCCTAAAATGAGGATGACCTTTGTCAAGTCATTTTCCTTTTACAATTTCAGCCAAACTTGGAGATTCAACAACTGCAGCTATTCTTTTGTTGTCAAAAAAGAAAACTACACATTTTACAGGGAACACTTGAGAAACCTGCCTTTTGAGGAATTCCCTGTGGTGTTTGATTGGAGTGTTGGAGATGAAACACGTGAAGCTTCTCGGAAAAGAGGTACCAGTTACGCTTGCAAGGGAAACACCACTCGTAATGACTCTGTCCCTACTGGATATGGTTACATATGCCAATGCAATAAAGGTTTTGAAGGAAATCCTTACCACCCTCTTGGCTGCATAG ACATTGATGAATGCAAGACAGGACAACATTCATGTGTAAGTGACCATAATTGTCACAATACAAATGGATCCTACACATGCTTCTGTCCTAAGGGGCAATCTGGAAATGGTACCAAGGAAGATGGTTGCCACAAGAAAAATTTCCTTCCACATATTGTCATTG GTACAAGTGCAGGATTCATAGCTATTTTCGTAGGGACTTGTTTGCTATACTTAGCGCACCAAAAGAAAAAACTCATCAAACTGAAGGAAAAGTTTTTTGAGCAAAACGGCGGTCATATTTTAGTACAACAAGGAGAAGAGTCATCCCATGTTAAAATTTTCACTGCTGACAAATTAAAGAAAGCCACTAACAACTATGACGAGAAGTTAATCATTGGCAGGGGAGGTTATGGCACGGTTTTCAAAGGAGTTCTAGAGAATAACACAATTGTTGCTATCAAGAAGTCCAAAATAGTTGATCCTGGCCAAGTTATGCAATTCATCAATGAGGTGATTGTTGTCTCTAAAATTAACCACAGAAATGTGGTGAAGCTTTTGGGTTGTTGTTTAGAAACAGAAGTTCCTCTGCTAGTCTATGAGTTTGTAAGCAATGGTACACTCTTTGATTTCATCCAtaatgaaaagaagagaaatcaTTTTAACTGGAAAAATCGTCTCAGAATTGCAGCAGAGGCGGCTGGAGCTTTATCATATCTTCACTCATCTGCTTCCATTCCAATTGTCCACAGAGATGTTAAAAGTGCTAATATTCTCTTAGACGAAGACTACACTGCTAAAGTCTCTGACTTTGGAACTTCTAGATTTGTTCCATTGGATCAAACTGCACTAGCTACAATGGTGCAAGGAACTTTTGGTTACTTGGATCCAGAGTACATGCAAACTAGCCAATTAACTGAGAAAAGCGATGTGTATAGTTTTGGTGTTGTGCTGGCTGAGCTTCTTACAGGAAAGAAACCTCTTTTGTTGGGGAAGTCGAAAGAGAAAACAAATATTTCTATCTACTTTCTATCTTGCCTAGAAGAGAATTGCTTGTTTGAAACTCTTCAAGATGGAATCTTGAATGAAGAAAACAAGCAAGAGATTGTGGAAGTTGCTAATATTACAGCAAAGTGTTTGAGActtaaaggagaagaaagaccaaGCATGAAGGAAGTGGCAATGGAATTGGAGGGAATAAGGAGAATGTCAAAGCATCAATGGGTTAACAGTGGAGACAAAAATTTTGAAGAGACGCAGCACTTACTTCCTATATCATCATCGTCGAAAGGATATGAGTATGGTGATAGCAGTAGTAGTAGTCatcaaaatataaattatgataGTATCATCAGGGATCAAGAAGGGGTAATTGCTTTAGCAGATGGAAGGTGA
- the LOC140173768 gene encoding protein MAIN-LIKE 2-like, whose product MSLNDRIVSYLQMAGLYHLARLNETWFRLDQPLVSAFVERWRPETHTFHIPFGECTITLQDVAYQLGLPIDGQYVNGCLTDFARYVEGGRPAWVWFEELLGVLPPTNCIDKFMVKCTWFQETFSELPQGADDETVRRYIRAYIMMLLSTLLFGDKSGTRFHIRWLPYVVRLEDMGQYSWGSAALSWLFRCMYRVTNRNVVKLAGPLQLLQSWIFWRFPGFRPDGFDVFHWPLASRLSADVE is encoded by the exons ATGTCGTTGAATGATAGGATCGTTTCGTACTTACAAATGGCAggattataccatcttgcgagaTTGAATGAGACATGGTTTCGATTGGACCAGCCATTGGTCAGTGCATTCGTGGAGAGATGGCGGCCTGAGACGCACACTTTTCACATACCGTTCGGGGAGTGCACGATCACGCTCCAGGATGTGGCATACCAGTTAGGGCTCCCGATCGACGGTCAGTATGTTAATGGATGTCTTACGGATTTTGCGCGATATGTTGAGGGAGGCCGGCCAGCGTGGGTATGGTTTGAGGAGCTGTTGGGTGTTTTGCCTCCTACGAACTGCATCGACAAGTTCATGGTGAAGTGTACATGGTTTCAGGAGACATTTAGTGAGCTGCCGCAGGGGGCAGATGATGAGACAGTTAGGAGGTATATccgtgcgtacatcatgatgcTCCTATCCACACTGTTGTTCGGGGATAAGTCGGGTACCCGCTTCCACATTCGTTGGTTACCCTATGTTGTCAGGCTAGAGGACATGGGTCAGTACAGCTGGGGGTCAGCTGCCCTGTCATGGCTATTCAGATGCATGTACCGTGTGACAAACAGAAATGTTGTTAAGTTGGCAGGTCCACTGCAGCTCCTCCAGTCGTGGATCTTCTGGAGATTTCCTGGTTTTCGGCCAGATGGATTTGATGTCTTCCACTGGCCGTTGGCGTCCAG GTTATCAGCCGACGTTGAGTGA